ATAACgagaatacacacacacacacaccgtctCGCAATCAAACACACCCACTTCACATATAATAAAACACAGTCACGCGCACGCAGCACCACACAAGACACACTCGTTCACGCGGACAGACAGAAAATTGGCGCGGCAGATGGAAACCACCAATtgctaaacacacacagagaaagaCAAGACTcacgcgggcgggcgggcgggcgcgcgcgcgcgtgatCACAAATCGTCGACAAAACGATGACTTGGAGtgcaacatttgaaatgtgctAAATGGCGTCCACGCGGAATTTGTGAATCAGGCTAAAGCAAAGGCTCGCGCCCCCTCGACAACGGAACATGTGTTTCGCGCTGCGGGACTCCACGCGCTTGTGGTGTGGCGGATTTGACGTGCATgcgcggccggccggccggcctcgCAAGCTCCGTCGGGCCCTGAAGCGAACGACTAGGGTCGAGTCGAGTCGAGTCGAGCGCCcgcagaagaaaaagaaaaacagggtGCTCGGGTGGGGCACAACGaggccatttaaaaaaaaaaaaaaatcacgcaggcaggcacgcacgcacgaacACAACATGGTTGAAGCGCTCACCCAGAAGATGAAGTTGCAGAAGAAGAGCAGGTACTTGATGCATTTGGTGCAGCCCTCGACGCCCATGCTGACAGAGATTTGGCAGACGACTTGACTTAACGGGACGGCAACGAAACGAAACGAACGGCTCCACACTCCAAGAAGAAGACAACACCCAACGCGAGGAGCTTCCCCCGAGACCCCGTCCTCCTCCGCTAGTCCCCTGGACCCTCCCACCAGCCCCCGCGTCCCTCCCACCAGGGCCTCCGCCCCGCTTccctccccttccctcccACCAATCCAAGGCTGTTTCCCGGCACGCCTCTCCCAATCAAATCGCTCGTGGGTGACGTCTCTTCCGCCCATTTCTGCTTCACGTCTCGAGTTGTCGCGACTGGATTCGTTTTCTGTGCTGTCACCTGGGGTTGCGTAGATCTTCTTATGACTGTTAATGGAGGTGTTTAAAGGCTCAAATTGGTCATGAGGAGACGCGCGACACACACTGCGCTGACTACAATTCCCAGACTGCACCGCGATAGGTGCTCGCGCCTCcaacacgcgcgcgcgcgcgcgcacgcacagcCAAAGTAGCGCGCAATATTTTGGCCCGCCCGTTTCAACACATTGATTCGTTTGATGTCACTTAGGGCCCCGTGATTCCCATTTACGGATGTATTTTGAGCCCACATTTGTTGATACTGTGGCAGAAGCGCGTGTTTAATCTCTCAATGAAGTGTGAGTCAAGTCTCAAGCGAACGAACAAagcgacaaaaacaaagaagtgACGTATGAACCCGCCCCCGactgcccgcccgcctgctGGGCGAGAGCTCGGTCCCGCCCGGTCCGACTACGATTCCCATCATGCACTCGCTATTGCATCTCAAAGATCAGCGTTTTAATCTCTTCAAATGCATCGAGGCAATTTCCATATGGTTGAAATTGTTCTCCGGAGTCTCCCGATCCATCCAAAATGAGTCTTTGCGTAATTCGTGCCCCGCCCAAAATGACGCTTACGTCACAAGTGCCACCGTTTTGCAACAGTCGGTCGCGGAGACCCAAGAAAAAGTCAGCTCCCCGAATGCACCTTTCTCTCACACCTCCGCTCGACGCAGAGCGGTGGATCGTCGTATGTCTTACGACATTCGCCCGCTTTGAATActgatgctgctgctcctgGTGCTGGTTCTGGTGCAATTGCGCCATGTGGAACGGTCCCGCAGAGTCCCACAGAGCACACTGCGGTGCACGCTGCAAAAGTGCACGAATCGAACGAGTGTGATCCCGGTCCAACTGTTCCCCAGGTGACCGACGCGGACTGCCTTGTGGGCGGTACCAGGCGCCGCCGATGTTGTCGTCGGCCAGAAGCAATTCAtctggagggaggggaggaaggtgagcgagagagcgagaaagcgagcgagcgagcgagcgagcgagcgagccttTTTGGCAGCAAGCAACGTGTTGGCGTTTTGTCCAAAACTGCCACGGTCGCCTTTTGTCTTAGCGCCAACAAAACTGGCTGTCGTGTAGTTTGTTGTGAAAAACGTgtgtttggtttttatttctttttgcttgTTAAAATCAAGACGGTTACCAAAATGAATCTAAAGCTGTCCAAAATGTTGGGGCTCGTCACACCTGTCAAGTCGGCAAAGGCGCTCTTAATAACAAGCATTTGCGCAAGTAGCTCTTGATACCActttcattttatgtttcaaacATGACAACATTGACGCTTGCAGAACAAACCACAAATGGCGTCGTTAGCTCTTTTTCATCAGCAGAGAATAGCGTTGACCTTTTTCAGCAAATTGCGTTTTTCCCTTCTACAAAGTTAAGAGCATTTTGGAGACACAAATCATGATTGCGTTCATTCAACCAAGACTTCAAAACGTCTCCGGCTGGCCTTAGCACAAGCCTAGGTCGCTCACGCGTCacagggcggcggcggcagcggcggcggtggtgggCGGCGCGGCGCTGCGCTGCGCCTGCCCAGCCTGTTGAGGGCGTCGTCCACCACGTCCAGCTCGTGGCGCAGATCTCGGAGCAGCGTTTGGATGCTGCCGCTGTCCTTCAGCACGGCCACGCTCTGCGTGTACGCGTCGTAGCGCACCGAGAAGGGCCGGCGGATGCGCTTGGCAAACTCcctgcgagcgagcgagcggttGCAAAAAGGCTCACCATTATACAAGGTTCAAGTCACTTGGGTGCTTAGCCGGAGATTTTGGTGGTTCTTATTAAGTTTGAAGTGCCAATCTTACGACAatgtaaatatgtttaaaGTTGGAAGTCTTATTTACACATATCGCGGACTCAacgtatttgtttttctttccccgaCCTCATTTTGCTCTTGGCGTCGTCGAAGGTTTCGGTGACGAAGTAGACGTTCTGGAAGGCGGTGATGACGCATTCCTCGCCGCACGTCAGCCGAGGATCGAAGGGACGCACCTCGGCCTCGCCCGACAGCGCGTGCTCGCCGCAAAggacgcacacgcacaaaattacaaacaaactaacaaaaaCGTCCTTCTGAATTCAGACACGCACGTTTTGGGTTTGGCCGCTAAGGGGCAGCAACATCGCAAAATGGAATGCAAACTAATTCAAAAGCACACTGATGACCAACTATCAATTAAATGGCAAgctaacaataataataaaactgaATTCAAGTGATTCAGTCTTGAAAATTACAATTGCCGTGATTAAAAAAACCCACAGCAAACTAAGAATCACACGGCCAAAACAATGTACAAAACTAATTGCGTATCAATACAAACCAATGAATGAAACACAAATCGCTGACATTTACGTTTAGAAATAGCTCATCCGTTTTTCACCTAGATAAAAATGGTTATTTTGCAAAACGATTGGAGTAATGGGACAAGGTTTGCAAAGCGGAAAGTAGGCGGCGGCCTCGGCGCTACCTTGAGCTCGCCCACGGACGAAAGCAGGCCAGCCCCGTAGGCGCGAAGTCGTCCGTCCTGCTTGCACAGTCCGAACTCCACCGTGAAGAAGTAGCACTGAAGCAAAGAGGTTGAGAAAGAGCAGCGCAGCGCcgcgcgctcgctcgctcgctcgctcgctcaccgTGGCCAGTTTGAGCACGGCGTCGTCGTCGGCCCCCAGCGACGCTAAGCCCATCTCCTGCGAGAACTGCGCGAAGCTGGGCTCGGCCAGCAGCGGCACGTGGCCCAGCAGCTCGTGGCATGTGTCCCTGCGGCCAGGCGGTCAGGCGGGCGGTTGTTCAGGCGGGCGGTCAGGCGGCCGACGCCAGCCACAAAAAAGCAAGCACATCGTGATAGCGTAGCATTTAGAAAGACGAGCTGTTGTGCCCAAAACCTCAAGGATGCTTTTGTGTCCCGGACGAAGGCAACTTTCTTCTTTACGCAAGACAATGAAGAGTGTTCAACTAGCccattttgtaaacatttgagATGGTTCATAGTCTGGGATTAGTCTCATGTAcgtatgttttttgtttttttacatgttaGTGCCCAATAGAGCCACCGAGTTTTTTCAGACCATTTAGTCTTCAGTGACCAGAATGAAAAGGTTTTTCACAGGCAATTTAGTCATCAACGAGCCCATGGAGGctcagatacggcccaccaaatgattttatgtggcccgcaaagaccaATTGTGCATCCActacaaattgttttcactttccaAAATAGAGAGATTGCTCGCAACTTTTGTTagcattcatctttttcaaaCATCGAAACACTTTGTACTAGTCTCTGATCTCAAAACTAGCTATTCATCAGTATACTCTCATATATAATATCCGACGTTGACGGTTACAATGGCCCACCGAGGGAAAcgatgactacgatgcggcccgccacAAAAACGTTACTCGCCTAACGATGAATTGTGTAAAAGTCAAAGCCCATTTGCAGATTTTGACTCAAATAACGTGGTTTTGTATACATCaaagatgatgaggatgaggaagcCATGGTCAAAGTTGGAGCCAAAGCAAATTGGAAGCAAAGGCCCACGTTTGTGCAAGCACACATGGAACGGCTTCTAAATAAAGGGCTCGCGCACTGAGCGCTTTTGTGTGCTGCCTTTGGACTTACGGTTCGGGTGTGTAAAAGGGGTCTGAGCTGTGCCGGACGTACTGAGTGCAGTGGAAGACGCGGAAGGCCAAACCTGCCGAGGAGGGAGGGACGTTTGCGTCAACGGGGCATCAAAGAGGTGCCATATCGAAAAGGCTTGAAAAAGCCAGAACCTGCCAGGAAGTCTCGGGGAGACAAGTAGCCCCACACCGGACGGATGCTGAAACCAGAGCGctctacacgcacacacacacacacacacacacacacacacacacacgcacacacacacacacacacaatatctTTCTTTAATagtcccaaaaatgtgaacgccagactccaaattgcctgtAATGTGCTAAAAAGTCTGTTGTGTACAACTTCCAGGCAAAAGCATTTTTGACATGTCGAGCTGAAGACTCGTTTTGGTCTCGTTTTTGCACTTGGGGCACCTTTGAGGAAGCGCGAGACGTCCTCCAGCTGGGGGATGTTGTCCTCCTTGTAGTTGCAGTGTTGCTCCAGCAGGGGAAGGTTGTTGAGAAACTCCTTGCAGGCGTGGCTGGGGTAAAGTTTGTTGAGCTCCCGGAAGACTCGAGCCCAGGTCTGGACCTCCTCCGCCGTGTAGTCCACACGGGGGATCTGCTCGCCGCTGCGAACCATTAGCGACACCGctttgaaaaacaacacaaagaaggagaagaagaagaagaaaaaaaggaggtaGCAACTTACTGTTTGTAGCCGCGAGCCAAATCGGCAAAGTAGTTCCTTCGTTTGCGGTAAACGCTGTCCTTGAATCCCTACAAGAGACCGACCGACCACATTTGTCTTCGGCCTTGATGGATTTGCCTCGTCGCCTTTGTGACTTTGGCCGGAACAAACCGGATGGTCGGCGTCCAAGTCGGAGCCGTACATCAGGACCTGCTTGCAGAGATCCAGATCGGAAATCTTCTCGGGGAACCAGGGAACTGCCCGCCCCActgaaagtcaaaagtcaaagtctgctttattgtcaatttcttcacatgccaagacacacataGAAATCAAAATTACGCTCCCACTGAAACAAATGCATCTGGTGTGGGGGGGTTTTTTTGGAAACATTATTCGTTTTGGTGAAGAGGAGCTCGtctatgatgatgatgaagaactTGCACTTCTCATTGATGGATGCAAAAAAGTGCACGTTAGCGTTTTCTGCTTTGAGGCgcttcaaaaacacattttgtctgATGTTTATAAAACAACGCTGGAGTGGTGCGAGGCTTGagtcaaatcaatcaatcaatcaatctatATATGTTTGGGCGTACGATCCGCACGGGCCTACCATCCACAGTCGGGTCTGGGTCCTCGGCATGGCGTTGGCTTTCTGGCGGCATTATCTCCACCACGTCGGCGTGCTGGGCCAGAAGCTGCGTCAGCTCTCTGAGCTGATGGTGATCGCTGTCGCAGTCCACGAAGATCTCAAAGTCGGAATTTCTGCGCTTGGACTTGCGCGACTCGATGTGAACCAGATTGACGTGCTTTTCCTGCCATCCCACGTCAAAGGCTCAAGCTAAAGAAAGCAGCTGGACAGTCTCCTAGGGCGGGCGGCTTTACCTGGAAAGTCCCGAGAGCCCTGACCAGACCGCCCACTTCGTTCTTGAGGGAGAAGAGGATGGTGGCGCCGGCCTTAGCGGCCGTCTTGCCGGAGACGCTTCCGGAAGCCGCGGCCATCTGCGGACGCAAAAGGTAAGGCCGTGCGTTGCGCAAACACCGGACTGGACCACGCTCAAGTCACATAACCCGAATTCAAAACGAATCATAATACAGAGTCGAGGAAACGGTTCTTATTTTGAGGAATGGGAGGGCCACGTgtgggccgccgccgccgacccCCCAGTTGCCATCTGGCTGACCGTTCGTTCACCTGTCCATCTGGAGGAGAGCTTTCGCACCAAAGCGGCAATTGTTGGAAAGCCGCACATTTGCGGCTGCAaaggtgaaaacaaaaacatgacaactAAAAGGCCCGTTCTTAGCTCCAAACAAGAATGCTCATTTATGTGCTGGGGATGACAATGGTGCGAGCTTTCCTTTCGGTGCTTTAACCAAATCTTGCCTATTATCTGCTTGACTTTTGAAATAATGGTGAAAACTCGCCAAATAAGCTCGAATGGTGTTGCTCACACAGCAAACCAACGTTTGTGCTACTTACAGTCTATTTGTAGTCCCGCTCGGAAGATGTTTGAAGATGGGCTCGCTTTGGCTTCCTCGTGTCGACGCAGCCTCTTGGGAATGATCGACGACGCTTCTGACGCCGCTCTTCTCATAagacctgtgtgtgtgtgtgtgtgtgtgtgtgtaggaggcgctcatttgtcattgtggCTCAAGGTGT
The window above is part of the Syngnathus acus chromosome 3, fSynAcu1.2, whole genome shotgun sequence genome. Proteins encoded here:
- the LOC119120815 gene encoding tryptophan 5-hydroxylase 1-like — translated: METSCLWLGARRATVTLFVTLFVTLFVTLFVTLFIPFVNMAAASGSVSGKTAAKAGATILFSLKNEVGGLVRALGTFQEKHVNLVHIESRKSKRRNSDFEIFVDCDSDHHQLRELTQLLAQHADVVEIMPPESQRHAEDPDPTVDDAFVLGRAVPWFPEKISDLDLCKQVLMYGSDLDADHPGFKDSVYRKRRNYFADLARGYKHGEQIPRVDYTAEEVQTWARVFRELNKLYPSHACKEFLNNLPLLEQHCNYKEDNIPQLEDVSRFLKERSGFSIRPVWGYLSPRDFLAGLAFRVFHCTQYVRHSSDPFYTPEPDTCHELLGHVPLLAEPSFAQFSQEMGLASLGADDDAVLKLATCYFFTVEFGLCKQDGRLRAYGAGLLSSVGELKHALSGEAEVRPFDPRLTCGEECVITAFQNVYFVTETFDDAKSKMREFAKRIRRPFSVRYDAYTQSVAVLKDSGSIQTLLRDLRHELDVVDDALNRLGRRSAAPRRPPPPPLPPPPCDA